One genomic segment of Fusobacterium nucleatum includes these proteins:
- a CDS encoding L,D-transpeptidase family protein codes for MNKKKILLFMLMIAMSFNINAAQTASFAETINNENIEVIATYDNELPQEIKKIYKPKHTGEGVSYFDYIFIKARVSNLREKPDPDSQIVGKYTYDSKLKLLEKIKYQGNLWYLAQDQNGVKGYIAASQTEKRNFRFQMALDKIHDLEDFINKSLNEGATLMSVNTYAPNPSNINPKRQKDKYGTSLDQNLLGISQKGEQIIIPDRSVVKIIENRGDKALVKALSIPETLEVSKAKLSTFPSIKKGFRKVIAIDIENQNFMVFEKSKQTNEWELISYVYTKTGIDSELGYETPKGFFTVPVVKYVMPYTDETGQKAGTAKFAIRFCGGGYLHGTPINVQEEVNKEFFLRQKEFTLGTYTGTRKCVRTSEGHAKFLFDWLVGSANKDSNDQRLSENAYFIVF; via the coding sequence ATGAATAAAAAGAAAATTTTATTATTTATGCTAATGATAGCTATGTCTTTTAATATAAATGCTGCACAAACTGCTTCATTTGCCGAAACAATAAATAACGAAAATATTGAAGTCATTGCTACTTATGATAATGAATTACCACAAGAAATAAAGAAAATTTACAAACCTAAACATACAGGAGAAGGAGTTTCATACTTTGATTATATTTTTATTAAAGCAAGAGTTTCAAATTTAAGAGAAAAACCAGATCCTGATTCTCAAATTGTTGGAAAATATACTTATGATAGCAAATTAAAACTTTTAGAAAAAATAAAATATCAAGGAAATTTATGGTATTTAGCTCAAGATCAAAATGGTGTTAAAGGATATATTGCAGCAAGCCAAACAGAAAAAAGAAATTTTAGATTTCAAATGGCTCTTGATAAAATACATGACTTAGAAGATTTTATAAATAAATCTCTTAATGAAGGTGCAACTTTAATGAGTGTAAATACTTATGCACCAAATCCAAGTAATATAAATCCTAAAAGACAAAAAGATAAATATGGAACAAGTCTAGACCAAAACCTATTAGGTATTAGTCAAAAAGGTGAGCAAATTATTATACCTGATAGATCTGTTGTTAAAATAATTGAAAATAGAGGAGATAAAGCCTTAGTAAAAGCTTTATCAATTCCAGAAACTCTTGAAGTCTCAAAAGCAAAACTTTCAACTTTCCCTTCAATAAAGAAAGGATTTAGAAAAGTTATAGCAATAGATATTGAAAATCAAAACTTTATGGTTTTTGAAAAATCAAAGCAAACTAATGAATGGGAATTAATTAGTTATGTGTACACAAAAACTGGTATAGATAGTGAATTAGGTTATGAAACTCCAAAAGGTTTCTTTACTGTACCAGTTGTAAAATATGTAATGCCTTATACAGATGAAACAGGACAAAAAGCAGGAACTGCTAAATTTGCTATAAGATTCTGTGGTGGTGGATACTTACATGGAACTCCAATTAATGTACAAGAAGAAGTTAATAAGGAATTTTTCCTAAGACAAAAAGAGTTTACTTTAGGAACATATACTGGAACTAGAAAATGTGTTAGAACAAGCGAAGGACATGCAAAATTCCTGTTCGATTGGTTAGTAGGTAGTGCTAACAAAGACTCTAATGATCAAAGATTATCAGAGAATGCATACTTTATTGTATTTTAA
- the infC gene encoding translation initiation factor IF-3 translates to MFFQWRCSVISDKTRINEKIRGKEFRIISFDGEQLGIMTAEQALNLASSQGYDLVEIAPSATPPVCKIMDYSKYKYEQTRKLKEAKKNQKQIVIKEIKVTARIDSHDLETKLNQVTKFLEKENKVKVTLVLFGREKMHANLGVTTLDEIAEKFAETAEVEKKYADKQKHLILSPKK, encoded by the coding sequence ATTTTTTTTCAATGGAGGTGTAGTGTTATTTCTGACAAAACAAGAATAAACGAAAAGATTAGAGGGAAGGAATTCAGAATTATTTCTTTTGATGGTGAACAATTAGGTATTATGACAGCAGAACAAGCTTTAAATTTAGCTTCTTCACAAGGCTATGATTTAGTTGAGATTGCTCCAAGTGCAACCCCACCTGTTTGCAAAATAATGGATTATAGCAAATATAAATATGAACAAACAAGAAAATTAAAAGAAGCTAAGAAAAATCAAAAGCAAATTGTTATAAAGGAAATTAAAGTGACTGCAAGAATTGACAGCCATGATTTAGAAACTAAGCTTAATCAAGTTACTAAATTTTTAGAAAAAGAAAATAAAGTAAAAGTTACTTTGGTATTATTTGGTAGAGAAAAGATGCATGCTAATCTAGGAGTTACGACACTAGATGAAATTGCTGAAAAATTTGCTGAAACTGCTGAAGTAGAAAAAAAATATGCTGATAAACAAAAACATTTAATCTTATCACCTAAAAAATAA
- a CDS encoding alanine/glycine:cation symporter family protein — protein MLNFIASINELFWGAILILLLVGTGIFYTLKLKFVQVRKFKKGVSQLTGNFNINGKDADHNGMSSFQALATAIAAQVGTGNLAGAATAIVSGGPGAIFWMWVSAFFGMATIYAEAILSQLFKRKVEGEITGGPAYYIEELFNKNFLSKILAVFFALSCILALGFMGNGVQANSIGEAMKNAFNISPYITGSVIALLGGFVFFGGVKRIASFTEKVVPLMAGLYILICFVIIIINYSNIIGAFEAIFVNAFSMKSILGGFLGMGVKKAIRYGVARGLFSNEAGMGSTPHAHAIAKVKNPVEQGNVALITVFIDTFIVLTLTALVILTSNIGNGTLTGITLTQRAFENALGYSGTIFIAIALFFFAFSTIIGWYFFGEANIKYLFGKKAINVYRILVMAAIFIGSTQKVELVWELADLFNGLMVIPNLIALIVLYKLVVNTSNEHDKLYNL, from the coding sequence ATGTTAAATTTTATTGCTAGTATTAATGAACTTTTTTGGGGAGCTATTTTAATTTTACTTTTAGTTGGAACTGGAATTTTTTATACTCTTAAATTAAAATTTGTACAAGTAAGAAAATTTAAAAAAGGTGTTTCACAATTGACAGGAAATTTTAATATAAATGGTAAAGATGCTGATCACAATGGTATGTCATCTTTCCAAGCACTTGCAACTGCTATTGCAGCACAAGTTGGAACTGGAAATCTTGCAGGTGCTGCAACTGCTATTGTATCAGGAGGACCAGGAGCTATATTTTGGATGTGGGTAAGTGCATTTTTTGGAATGGCTACTATCTATGCAGAAGCGATTTTAAGTCAACTATTTAAAAGAAAAGTTGAAGGAGAAATTACAGGAGGACCAGCATATTATATAGAAGAACTTTTTAATAAAAATTTTTTATCTAAAATTCTTGCTGTATTTTTTGCTTTGTCTTGTATACTAGCCTTAGGTTTTATGGGAAATGGTGTTCAAGCTAACTCAATAGGTGAAGCTATGAAAAATGCTTTTAATATTTCTCCATATATAACTGGTTCTGTTATTGCTTTATTAGGAGGATTTGTATTTTTTGGAGGTGTAAAGAGAATAGCCTCTTTCACAGAAAAAGTCGTTCCTTTAATGGCTGGATTATATATATTAATCTGTTTTGTAATAATTATAATAAATTATTCTAATATTATTGGAGCCTTTGAAGCTATATTTGTAAATGCTTTTTCTATGAAATCAATTCTTGGTGGTTTCTTGGGAATGGGAGTAAAAAAAGCTATTAGATATGGGGTTGCAAGAGGATTATTTTCAAATGAGGCTGGTATGGGTTCTACTCCACATGCACATGCTATTGCAAAAGTTAAAAATCCAGTTGAACAAGGTAATGTTGCATTGATTACAGTTTTCATAGATACTTTTATAGTATTAACTTTAACAGCACTTGTTATTCTTACTTCAAATATAGGAAATGGAACTCTAACTGGTATCACATTGACACAAAGAGCCTTTGAAAACGCCTTAGGATACTCAGGAACAATTTTTATTGCTATTGCTCTATTCTTTTTTGCTTTTTCAACAATTATTGGTTGGTATTTTTTTGGAGAAGCAAATATAAAATATTTATTTGGTAAAAAAGCAATTAATGTTTATAGAATTTTAGTTATGGCAGCAATTTTTATAGGTTCTACACAAAAAGTTGAGCTTGTTTGGGAACTTGCAGATTTATTTAATGGACTTATGGTTATACCAAATTTAATTGCTTTAATTGTTCTATATAAATTAGTTGTTAATACTTCAAATGAACATGATAAATTATATAATTTATAA
- a CDS encoding pyridoxal phosphate-dependent aminotransferase produces the protein MLAKRYIGKKLVDNIFATSKKAKQAIAKFGKENVINATIGSLYNEDEKLAVYDVVESVYRNLSPEDLYAYATNVIGEDDYLEEVIKAVFFDDYKEALKELHIASIATTGGTGAISNTVKNYMDTGDKVLLPNWMWGTYKNIVIENGGKVETYQLFNQNGDFNFEDFKNKVLELAKIQKNVVLILNEPSHNPTGFRMTYEEWVNLLDFFKSIKDTNVIVIRDVAYFEYDDRGEEETKKLRKLLIGMPKNILFMYAFSLSKSLSIYGMRIGAQIAVSSDEEVIQEFKDALPFSCRTTWSNIPKGGMKLFATIMKNPELKANFLKEKQGYMNLLNERANIFLTEAKEENLEVLPYKSGFFVTVPVGETVDKIIEDLENKNIFVIKFDTGIRIGLCSVPKRKIKGLAKKIKDSINKFKN, from the coding sequence ATGTTAGCAAAAAGATATATAGGGAAAAAATTAGTAGACAACATATTTGCAACAAGTAAAAAAGCTAAACAAGCTATTGCAAAATTTGGTAAAGAAAATGTAATCAATGCAACTATTGGTTCTCTTTATAATGAAGATGAAAAATTAGCTGTCTATGATGTAGTTGAAAGTGTATATAGAAATCTTTCACCAGAAGACTTATATGCTTATGCTACTAATGTAATAGGAGAAGATGATTATCTTGAGGAAGTTATAAAAGCAGTTTTTTTTGATGATTATAAAGAAGCATTAAAAGAATTACACATTGCTTCTATTGCAACAACAGGTGGAACAGGGGCTATATCTAATACTGTTAAAAACTATATGGATACAGGAGATAAGGTTTTACTACCAAATTGGATGTGGGGAACATATAAAAATATAGTTATTGAAAATGGTGGAAAAGTTGAAACTTATCAACTATTTAATCAAAATGGAGATTTTAACTTTGAAGATTTCAAAAATAAAGTTTTAGAATTAGCAAAAATTCAAAAAAATGTTGTTCTTATACTAAATGAACCTAGTCACAATCCAACAGGATTCAGAATGACTTATGAAGAATGGGTAAATCTTTTGGACTTTTTTAAGAGTATAAAAGACACTAATGTAATTGTTATAAGAGATGTAGCTTACTTTGAATATGATGATAGAGGTGAAGAAGAAACAAAAAAATTAAGAAAATTATTAATTGGTATGCCTAAGAATATATTATTTATGTATGCTTTTAGTCTATCAAAATCTTTATCTATATATGGAATGAGAATAGGAGCACAAATTGCAGTTTCATCTGATGAAGAAGTTATACAAGAGTTTAAAGATGCACTTCCATTTTCTTGTAGAACAACTTGGTCTAATATTCCAAAAGGTGGAATGAAATTATTTGCTACTATTATGAAAAACCCTGAATTAAAAGCTAATTTTTTAAAGGAAAAGCAAGGTTATATGAATTTGTTAAATGAAAGAGCTAATATATTCTTAACAGAAGCTAAGGAAGAAAATTTAGAAGTTTTACCATATAAAAGTGGTTTTTTTGTAACTGTTCCAGTTGGAGAAACTGTTGATAAAATTATAGAAGATTTAGAAAATAAGAATATATTTGTTATAAAATTTGATACAGGTATAAGAATAGGATTATGTAGTGTTCCAAAAAGAAAAATAAAAGGACTTGCCAAAAAAATAAAGGACTCTATTAATAAATTTAAAAATTAA
- a CDS encoding site-specific integrase: protein MYTSSYTRKRGKFYHLIFEYIKNKKKIVKSKSAKTDNEELAEEMLKVFEEECRKFFGISEDKKNSSRKTILKKIDQDVNLFDKEISFCNFILGYVKMRFKTIDDATYSSYLSNTKISILPYFFKENKKIKDINTFDIQKYYFHELNVREVSANTVIHYHNLLSLTFKYAQKIGIITINPMLNVEKPKKVRYIAKVYNHEQIKEMLEILKKEDKALYLGVVITSFFGLRRSELLGLKWSAINFVDNTMSIVHTVTETNLDGKNILIKKDKTKSTAGLRSFVLPGSIKEMLLELKEEQKRNKERLGKGYYTKDEEYVYVNEGGELHKPKFLTNGFRKFLEKHNLTHIRFHDLRHSCATILCESNVNVKDIQMFLGHSSAKTTMDIYVHQMNKSNLSTVSIINEKIGI, encoded by the coding sequence TTGTATACATCAAGCTACACTAGAAAAAGAGGTAAGTTTTACCATTTAATTTTTGAATATATAAAAAATAAGAAAAAAATTGTAAAATCAAAATCAGCTAAAACTGATAATGAAGAATTAGCTGAAGAAATGCTAAAAGTTTTTGAGGAAGAATGTAGAAAGTTTTTTGGTATATCTGAAGATAAAAAAAATAGTAGCAGAAAAACTATTTTAAAAAAAATAGACCAGGATGTAAATTTATTTGATAAAGAAATTAGTTTCTGTAATTTCATTTTAGGATATGTAAAAATGAGATTTAAAACTATTGATGATGCAACATACTCATCTTATTTATCAAATACAAAAATATCTATATTGCCTTATTTTTTTAAAGAAAATAAAAAAATCAAGGATATAAATACATTTGACATACAAAAGTATTATTTTCATGAATTAAACGTAAGAGAAGTTTCTGCTAATACAGTCATTCATTATCATAACCTTTTAAGTTTAACATTCAAGTATGCTCAGAAAATAGGAATAATAACTATTAATCCTATGTTGAATGTTGAAAAACCTAAAAAGGTCAGATATATTGCAAAAGTTTATAATCATGAACAAATAAAAGAAATGCTTGAGATATTAAAAAAAGAAGATAAAGCACTGTATTTGGGAGTGGTTATAACTAGCTTCTTTGGTTTAAGAAGAAGCGAATTATTAGGGCTAAAATGGTCAGCAATAAATTTTGTAGATAATACAATGAGTATTGTCCATACTGTTACAGAAACTAATTTAGATGGTAAAAATATCTTAATAAAAAAAGATAAGACTAAAAGTACAGCTGGTTTAAGAAGTTTTGTTTTACCTGGTTCAATAAAAGAAATGCTCCTGGAATTAAAAGAGGAACAAAAGAGAAATAAAGAAAGATTAGGTAAAGGATATTACACAAAAGATGAAGAATATGTTTATGTTAATGAAGGTGGGGAACTACATAAGCCAAAGTTTTTGACAAATGGATTTAGAAAGTTCCTGGAAAAACATAATTTAACACATATTAGGTTTCATGATTTAAGACACAGTTGTGCTACAATATTGTGTGAAAGCAATGTTAATGTAAAAGACATTCAAATGTTTTTAGGACATAGCAGTGCTAAAACAACGATGGATATATATGTACATCAAATGAATAAGAGTAATTTATCAACAGTATCTATAATAAATGAAAAAATAGGTATCTGA
- a CDS encoding glycerol-3-phosphate responsive antiterminator encodes MGIKNILERNPIIPAVKDNITLEKALNSNSELVFIILSNIMNIKDFTDKLKKANKKVYIHVDMIDGLNGTNNGIDYIVNTVKPDGILTTKSNVVAHAYKNNINVIQRFFILDSLSYEKTLLNIKENKIVAAEIMPGLMPKIIKKLSQETHIPIITGGLIKEKEDVINAINAGALSVSTTETKLWED; translated from the coding sequence ATGGGAATAAAAAATATTTTAGAAAGAAATCCTATTATACCTGCTGTAAAAGATAATATAACACTTGAAAAGGCTTTAAATTCAAATAGTGAGTTAGTATTTATTATTTTATCTAATATAATGAATATAAAAGATTTCACGGATAAATTAAAAAAAGCAAATAAGAAAGTATATATTCATGTTGATATGATAGATGGTTTAAATGGTACTAATAATGGTATAGACTATATTGTAAATACTGTAAAACCAGATGGAATATTAACAACAAAATCAAATGTTGTTGCACATGCTTACAAGAATAATATAAATGTAATCCAGAGGTTTTTTATACTTGATAGTTTATCTTATGAAAAAACACTTTTAAATATTAAAGAAAATAAAATTGTTGCAGCTGAAATTATGCCTGGACTTATGCCTAAAATTATTAAAAAACTGTCTCAGGAAACACATATACCAATAATTACTGGTGGTTTAATAAAAGAGAAAGAAGATGTAATAAATGCTATAAATGCAGGTGCATTATCTGTTTCAACAACAGAAACTAAATTATGGGAAGATTAA
- the rpsI gene encoding 30S ribosomal protein S9 yields the protein MAEKITQYLGTGRRKTSVARVRLIPGGQGVEINGKAMDEYFGGRAILSKIVEQPLALTETLNKFAVKVNVVGGGNSGQAGAIRHGVARALLLADESLKETLREAGFLTRDSRMVERKKYGKKKARRSPQFSKR from the coding sequence GTGGCAGAAAAAATAACTCAATATTTAGGAACTGGTAGAAGAAAAACTTCAGTAGCTAGAGTAAGATTAATTCCTGGTGGACAAGGAGTAGAAATAAATGGTAAAGCAATGGATGAATATTTTGGAGGGAGAGCTATCCTTTCTAAAATAGTTGAACAACCTTTAGCTTTAACAGAAACTTTAAACAAATTTGCAGTTAAAGTAAATGTAGTTGGTGGAGGAAACTCTGGACAAGCTGGTGCAATCAGACACGGTGTTGCAAGAGCATTATTACTTGCTGATGAAAGTTTAAAAGAAACTTTAAGAGAAGCTGGATTCTTAACAAGAGATTCAAGAATGGTTGAAAGAAAGAAATATGGTAAGAAAAAGGCAAGAAGAAGCCCACAATTCTCAAAACGTTAA
- a CDS encoding OmpA family protein, translating into MKKKLTAVLLLALLVTACSSTKTTKKTNVGVDSTNKYAVEDTEANKKPLEDIIVFNEEGVTIRREGNNLILSMPELILFDFDKYAVKDGIKPSLSTLAKALGENKDIHIKIDGYTDFIGTEAYNLDLSVKRARAIKDFLISKGAIGSNISIEGYGEQNPADTNQTAAGRSKNRRVEFIISRG; encoded by the coding sequence ATGAAGAAAAAATTAACTGCGGTACTTTTATTGGCTCTTTTAGTAACAGCTTGTAGTAGTACAAAAACAACAAAGAAAACAAATGTAGGTGTTGATTCAACTAACAAATATGCTGTTGAAGATACTGAAGCTAACAAAAAACCATTAGAAGACATTATTGTTTTCAATGAAGAAGGGGTTACAATAAGAAGAGAAGGTAATAATCTAATATTATCAATGCCTGAATTGATACTGTTTGATTTTGACAAGTATGCTGTTAAAGATGGTATAAAACCTTCACTTTCAACTTTGGCAAAAGCTTTGGGAGAAAATAAAGATATTCATATAAAGATAGATGGATATACAGATTTTATAGGAACTGAAGCATATAATTTAGATTTATCTGTAAAAAGAGCAAGGGCAATTAAAGATTTCTTAATTTCTAAGGGTGCTATTGGTTCTAATATTTCAATAGAAGGTTATGGTGAACAAAATCCAGCAGATACAAACCAAACTGCTGCTGGTAGATCAAAAAATAGAAGAGTTGAGTTCATTATATCAAGAGGATAA
- a CDS encoding DUF2262 domain-containing protein, whose translation MQEQEFSLSQENNSGDKVEKEIIALINSKGTFTSEITSENKSLLVANAELIAYIDCATNELHKTKTKIEWLVTAEDSKKNFIYNIEKYHIYHLKVKEADSDNFLLIDVLERDLENELLKETLKECEQKAAIVIEEPDLGKFILDKNLKAFLSKMDWLNPKKQIDISLNIGENTRIKALKKVGAFFVTLEKLLTNKKEWDKKLKAYAAENLVDLANELRKNLKGMFKFIKIWKWRFIGKIELISLAINPNGEFVATFDDKKLFVGHKIVVNGNINGEILNSAMVENFNIEDYKKVELALPASEEKTENTLNGIPAVDNNMNDKESKE comes from the coding sequence ATGCAAGAACAAGAATTTTCATTAAGTCAAGAAAATAATTCAGGAGATAAAGTTGAAAAAGAAATAATAGCCCTTATAAATTCAAAAGGGACTTTTACCTCAGAAATAACTTCTGAAAATAAAAGTTTATTAGTTGCAAATGCAGAACTTATAGCATATATTGATTGTGCAACTAATGAATTACACAAAACTAAAACTAAAATAGAGTGGCTAGTTACAGCAGAAGATAGTAAGAAAAACTTTATTTATAACATAGAAAAATATCATATTTATCATTTAAAGGTTAAAGAAGCAGATTCTGATAATTTTTTACTTATAGATGTTTTAGAAAGAGATCTTGAAAATGAATTATTGAAAGAAACATTAAAAGAATGTGAACAGAAAGCTGCTATTGTAATTGAAGAACCAGACTTAGGGAAATTTATTTTAGATAAAAATTTAAAAGCTTTTTTATCTAAAATGGATTGGTTGAATCCTAAAAAACAGATAGATATTTCTTTAAATATTGGAGAAAATACTCGTATTAAAGCATTAAAAAAAGTAGGAGCATTTTTTGTTACACTTGAAAAATTACTTACTAATAAGAAAGAGTGGGATAAAAAATTAAAAGCTTATGCTGCTGAAAATTTAGTTGATTTAGCTAATGAATTAAGAAAAAATTTAAAGGGAATGTTTAAGTTTATAAAAATATGGAAATGGCGTTTTATTGGAAAAATTGAACTTATTAGTTTAGCTATCAATCCTAATGGAGAGTTTGTAGCAACTTTTGATGATAAAAAATTATTTGTAGGACATAAGATAGTAGTAAATGGGAATATTAATGGAGAGATTTTAAATTCTGCTATGGTTGAAAATTTTAATATTGAAGACTATAAAAAGGTTGAGCTTGCTTTACCTGCAAGTGAAGAAAAAACTGAGAATACTTTAAATGGAATTCCTGCTGTTGATAATAATATGAATGATAAAGAAAGTAAAGAATAA
- the rplT gene encoding 50S ribosomal protein L20, whose translation MRVKTGIIRRKRHKRVLKAAKGFRGASGDAFKQAKQATRRAMAFATRDRKVNKRRMRQLWITRINSAARMNGVSYSVLMNGLKKAGILLDRKVLADIALNNATEFTKLVEAAKSAL comes from the coding sequence ATGAGAGTAAAAACTGGAATTATAAGAAGAAAAAGACATAAAAGAGTATTAAAAGCTGCTAAAGGTTTTAGAGGTGCTTCAGGAGACGCTTTTAAACAAGCTAAACAAGCTACTAGAAGAGCAATGGCTTTTGCAACAAGAGATAGAAAAGTTAATAAAAGAAGAATGAGACAATTATGGATTACAAGAATAAACTCTGCTGCAAGAATGAATGGAGTTTCTTATTCTGTATTAATGAATGGACTTAAAAAAGCTGGAATTTTACTTGATAGAAAAGTTCTTGCTGATATAGCTTTAAACAATGCTACTGAATTTACAAAATTAGTAGAAGCTGCTAAATCAGCTCTATAA
- the rpmI gene encoding 50S ribosomal protein L35, with protein sequence MPKMKTHRGAKKRIKVTGTGKFVIKHSGKSHILTKKDRKRKNHLKKDAVVTETYKRHMQGLLPYGEGR encoded by the coding sequence ATGCCAAAGATGAAAACTCATAGAGGAGCTAAAAAAAGAATTAAAGTAACTGGAACTGGGAAATTTGTTATCAAACATTCTGGTAAAAGTCATATCTTAACTAAAAAAGACAGAAAAAGAAAGAACCACTTAAAGAAAGATGCTGTGGTTACTGAAACTTATAAGAGACATATGCAAGGATTATTACCATATGGAGAAGGAAGATAA
- the corA gene encoding magnesium/cobalt transporter CorA, with product MPNSNRKLGLLPGSVVYTGENPNYNITVTVIYYSKTFHKKDIFSADDKIDIDLEFDGNIWINIDGINDVNLIKKIGKIFNIDSLSLEDIANPEQRVKIDDRDSYIHIILKMLQMEILTKDVQYEQLSLIIKDNILITFQETPYDLFESIRSRLENPRTKLASKDVSYLAYILIDTIVDNYLLILDEVENEIDDIENKLIESADREDLENILSLKQNIAVLKKFISPIRELISKLQARSMLNYFHEDMKYYLGDLNDHGIIVFDTVDMLNNRATELIQLYHSMISNTMNEVMKILAIISTIFMPLSFIVGLYGMNFEYMPELKWHYGYFITLGLMAGLVILMIIYFKKKKWF from the coding sequence TTGCCAAACTCAAATAGAAAATTAGGTTTACTTCCAGGAAGTGTTGTATACACTGGAGAAAACCCTAATTATAATATAACTGTTACTGTAATTTATTATTCAAAAACTTTTCATAAAAAAGATATTTTTTCAGCTGATGATAAAATAGATATAGACTTAGAATTTGATGGAAATATCTGGATAAATATAGATGGTATTAATGATGTAAACCTTATAAAAAAAATAGGAAAAATATTTAATATAGATTCATTATCCTTGGAAGATATAGCTAACCCAGAACAAAGGGTAAAAATAGACGATAGAGATTCATATATTCATATAATATTAAAGATGTTACAAATGGAGATACTTACAAAGGATGTTCAATATGAACAGTTATCTTTAATAATAAAGGATAATATCTTAATTACCTTTCAAGAAACACCTTATGACTTATTTGAATCAATAAGAAGTAGATTAGAAAATCCTAGAACCAAATTAGCTTCAAAAGATGTTAGTTACTTAGCATATATATTAATAGACACAATAGTAGATAACTATTTATTAATCTTAGATGAAGTTGAAAATGAAATAGATGATATTGAAAATAAGCTAATTGAAAGTGCTGATAGAGAAGATTTAGAAAACATCCTATCTTTAAAACAAAATATAGCTGTTTTGAAAAAATTCATTTCTCCAATTAGAGAATTAATTTCTAAACTACAAGCAAGAAGTATGTTAAATTATTTCCACGAGGATATGAAATATTACTTAGGTGATTTAAATGACCATGGTATTATCGTTTTTGATACTGTTGATATGTTAAATAACAGAGCAACTGAACTTATTCAGTTATATCATTCAATGATTAGTAATACCATGAATGAGGTTATGAAAATCTTAGCTATTATTTCAACTATATTCATGCCTTTGAGTTTTATTGTTGGACTTTATGGAATGAATTTTGAATATATGCCTGAACTTAAATGGCACTATGGCTATTTTATAACTTTAGGCTTAATGGCAGGACTTGTTATTTTAATGATTATTTACTTTAAAAAGAAAAAATGGTTTTAG
- a CDS encoding helix-turn-helix domain-containing protein, producing the protein MTAQEMRASLEKQLEKLPFFISTKDTADFLGISKSNLIKKTETGEIKSIRNGKLIKIPKECLIEYVLNAM; encoded by the coding sequence ATGACAGCACAAGAAATGAGAGCATCATTAGAAAAACAATTAGAGAAACTTCCATTTTTCATATCAACAAAAGATACTGCTGATTTTTTAGGGATTAGTAAAAGTAATCTTATAAAGAAAACTGAAACTGGAGAAATAAAATCTATAAGAAATGGAAAATTAATTAAAATACCAAAGGAATGTCTGATAGAGTATGTTTTAAATGCAATGTAA
- the rplM gene encoding 50S ribosomal protein L13, with product MKKYTFMQRKEDVVREWHHYDAEGQILGRLAVEIAKKLMGKEKLTFTPHIDGGDYVVVTNVEKIVVTGKKLTDKVYYNHSGFPGGIRARKLGEILAKKPEELLMLAVKRMLPKNKLGRQQLTRLRVFAGAEHSHVAQKPNKVEL from the coding sequence GTGAAAAAATATACTTTTATGCAAAGAAAAGAAGATGTTGTCAGAGAATGGCACCATTATGATGCTGAAGGGCAAATTTTAGGAAGATTAGCAGTAGAAATTGCTAAAAAATTAATGGGTAAAGAAAAACTTACATTTACACCACATATTGATGGTGGAGATTATGTAGTGGTTACTAATGTTGAAAAAATAGTTGTAACTGGAAAAAAATTAACTGATAAAGTTTACTACAATCACTCAGGATTTCCTGGAGGAATAAGAGCAAGAAAACTAGGAGAAATCTTAGCAAAGAAACCAGAAGAATTATTAATGCTAGCTGTTAAGAGAATGCTTCCAAAAAATAAGTTAGGAAGACAACAACTAACAAGACTTAGAGTGTTTGCAGGAGCAGAACATTCTCATGTTGCACAAAAACCAAATAAGGTAGAATTATAA